A genomic window from Anthocerotibacter panamensis C109 includes:
- a CDS encoding NAD-dependent malic enzyme, with amino-acid sequence MPVLTPNPSYSQTLRLQLAKQPGALAKVVACIADAGGNLSDISLIESTSQATVQEFVVEASSENHAQAIVCAVQELPGIHFIDAQDRTFALHRGGKISVESRSPLKTQDQLSRGYTPGVGRVCQAIHKDPSKAFEYTIKPHTVAIVTDGSAVLGLGNIGPLAALPVMEGKAMIFKEFAGLDAFPVCLDTQDSDAIVEAVRQIAPVFGAVNLEDISAPRCFEIEARLKKLLDIPVFHDDQHGTAVVLLAALLNALALTGKDLSQIKIVFNGVGAAGVACTEMLLAAGATHIVGCDRTGAIYSGRTANMNSVKEHYAQITNPKGEQGTLAEVLHKADVFVGLSGPGLVTLADIQGMAQDPIVFALANPIPEIAPEECGPYVAVMATGRSDYPNQINNALAYPGIFKGAMKCRATEINEAMKQAAAQAIAQLIPPSERTAQYIIPSVFDPRVVPAVAQAVEKAARATGVACS; translated from the coding sequence ATGCCCGTCCTCACGCCCAACCCCAGCTACAGCCAAACCCTGCGCCTCCAACTTGCCAAGCAACCGGGAGCTTTGGCTAAGGTCGTCGCATGTATCGCAGACGCGGGGGGCAACCTGAGTGATATCAGCCTGATTGAGAGCACCTCCCAAGCGACTGTCCAGGAATTTGTAGTCGAAGCGAGCAGTGAAAACCACGCCCAAGCCATCGTCTGTGCGGTCCAGGAACTGCCCGGAATCCACTTCATTGATGCGCAAGACCGGACCTTTGCCCTCCACCGGGGTGGGAAAATCTCTGTCGAGAGCCGCTCCCCACTCAAGACCCAGGATCAGCTCTCCCGAGGCTATACACCGGGGGTAGGCCGTGTCTGTCAAGCTATTCACAAAGACCCCAGTAAGGCGTTTGAATACACCATCAAGCCCCATACCGTGGCGATTGTTACCGATGGGAGTGCGGTTTTAGGGTTGGGCAATATTGGTCCTCTTGCCGCGCTGCCGGTGATGGAGGGCAAAGCGATGATCTTCAAAGAGTTCGCCGGACTCGATGCCTTCCCGGTCTGTCTCGATACCCAGGATTCAGACGCGATTGTGGAAGCCGTGCGACAGATTGCCCCAGTCTTTGGGGCGGTCAATCTAGAGGACATTAGCGCCCCGCGCTGTTTTGAAATCGAAGCACGGCTCAAGAAATTGCTGGATATCCCAGTCTTCCACGACGACCAGCATGGGACCGCTGTGGTGCTCTTGGCTGCCTTACTCAATGCGCTAGCCCTGACCGGTAAAGACCTCAGCCAGATCAAGATTGTCTTCAACGGCGTGGGCGCAGCTGGCGTAGCCTGCACCGAGATGCTGTTGGCAGCAGGAGCGACGCACATTGTCGGCTGTGACCGCACGGGCGCGATTTACTCCGGGCGCACCGCCAATATGAACAGCGTCAAAGAACACTACGCCCAGATCACCAACCCCAAAGGCGAACAGGGGACGCTTGCCGAGGTCTTGCACAAGGCGGATGTCTTTGTCGGGCTCTCCGGTCCGGGGCTTGTCACTTTGGCGGATATTCAGGGCATGGCTCAAGACCCCATCGTCTTTGCCCTCGCCAACCCTATCCCTGAGATCGCGCCTGAGGAATGTGGCCCTTATGTCGCGGTGATGGCGACGGGCCGCAGCGACTACCCCAACCAAATCAACAATGCCTTGGCCTATCCCGGTATTTTTAAAGGCGCGATGAAGTGCCGTGCCACCGAGATTAACGAGGCGATGAAACAAGCCGCTGCCCAGGCCATTGCCCAACTCATCCCTCCGTCAGAACGCACGGCCCAGTATATTATCCCTTCCGTCTTCGACCCCCGCGTAGTCCCCGCTGTGGCCCAAGCCGTTGAAAAAGCTGCCCGAGCAACAGGCGTGGCATGTTCATAA
- a CDS encoding cupin domain-containing protein, whose translation MTHRNNLERPSEEVTTLRAKVVPPGEGEAIEVLGTPMKILMRAEESGGTFCAYEVLVRPGEGPRPHIQQQEEECFYVLEGQFEFQAGAQVALLGPGSFVFVPRRTRHTFKNVGPTPGRLLGWDMPAGREYWFEQTARVMRNGAFAEAQWEALNRECGVEFVP comes from the coding sequence ATGACTCATCGCAATAACCTGGAACGCCCATCAGAGGAGGTAACTACGCTGCGCGCGAAGGTCGTCCCGCCGGGTGAGGGTGAGGCTATCGAAGTGCTGGGCACCCCTATGAAAATCCTCATGCGTGCCGAAGAATCCGGTGGTACTTTTTGTGCCTATGAGGTCTTGGTCAGACCGGGGGAAGGGCCACGACCGCATATTCAGCAGCAGGAAGAGGAATGTTTCTATGTGCTGGAGGGACAGTTCGAATTTCAGGCAGGAGCACAGGTGGCGCTCCTCGGTCCCGGTAGCTTTGTCTTTGTGCCCCGGCGCACGCGCCACACCTTCAAAAACGTAGGCCCAACCCCTGGGCGATTGCTGGGGTGGGACATGCCTGCGGGACGTGAGTACTGGTTCGAGCAGACGGCGCGGGTGATGCGTAATGGGGCTTTTGCAGAAGCGCAATGGGAGGCGCTCAACCGCGAATGCGGCGTAGAATTTGTGCCATAA
- a CDS encoding VOC family protein — MSIRPFHLAFPVTDLTTTRHFYETILGCTVGRTSATWIDFNLFGHQITAHLCSHLSTETLTNSVDGKSIPLRHWGVILPMEQWETLAEQLKQQGILFIVGPYLRFKGEVGEQATLFLLDPSGNALEFKAFWQDEAIFATSD; from the coding sequence ATGAGCATCAGACCCTTTCATCTAGCATTTCCGGTGACAGACCTGACAACCACACGCCATTTTTATGAGACTATCCTCGGCTGCACTGTCGGTAGAACCTCCGCCACTTGGATCGATTTCAATCTGTTTGGGCATCAGATCACAGCGCACCTGTGCTCCCATTTATCTACAGAAACCCTCACCAATTCCGTAGATGGCAAAAGCATTCCCCTGCGTCATTGGGGGGTCATCTTACCGATGGAGCAGTGGGAAACCCTCGCTGAGCAATTGAAGCAGCAGGGCATTCTTTTTATCGTCGGACCCTACCTCCGCTTTAAAGGAGAGGTTGGCGAACAGGCTACCCTGTTTTTGCTCGACCCCAGTGGCAATGCCCTGGAATTCAAAGCATTCTGGCAGGATGAAGCTATCTTCGCCACGTCCGATTAA
- a CDS encoding alpha/beta hydrolase: MISLQKSVVNFLVLFLVMVSASAQVHAQQAVSFTAKDGVRVFGDYYAAANKAQPLLLLFHQAGSNRGEYTTIAPRLVKEGYNCLAIDQRSGGSRWGRTNQTVQQNGGSSSFLEALKDMQAALTWAKSNGQQGPVLLWGSSYSAALVFLLAAQHPQQVVGVLSFSPGEYLGGADTVRSAAAKVTIPVFVTSAKDTEEITQAKTILAAVASSQKRQFVPRINGVHGSSTLRQDINPKGMAENWQAVLEFLSAQKTTG, translated from the coding sequence ATGATAAGTCTCCAAAAGAGCGTCGTTAATTTTCTGGTTTTGTTCTTGGTGATGGTATCTGCTAGTGCCCAAGTGCACGCACAGCAGGCGGTCAGTTTTACCGCTAAGGACGGAGTACGGGTATTTGGTGACTACTATGCGGCGGCTAACAAAGCACAGCCGCTCCTCTTACTTTTTCATCAGGCAGGGTCTAACCGAGGCGAATACACAACTATTGCACCGCGTCTGGTGAAAGAAGGGTATAACTGTCTGGCTATCGATCAGCGCTCAGGGGGCTCCCGCTGGGGAAGGACCAACCAAACAGTCCAGCAAAACGGCGGCAGTAGCAGTTTTCTCGAAGCCCTCAAGGATATGCAGGCTGCGCTTACTTGGGCTAAAAGTAACGGTCAGCAAGGTCCGGTCCTCCTGTGGGGCAGTAGCTACTCCGCAGCCCTGGTGTTTTTGTTAGCTGCGCAGCATCCCCAACAGGTAGTCGGGGTCCTGTCCTTCTCGCCGGGAGAATACCTAGGAGGAGCGGATACGGTGCGCTCTGCTGCCGCCAAAGTTACGATTCCGGTATTCGTCACCTCCGCTAAAGATACTGAGGAAATCACTCAAGCCAAAACGATTTTGGCTGCGGTCGCCTCCTCCCAAAAGCGGCAATTCGTGCCTCGAATCAATGGCGTGCACGGCTCTTCCACCCTGCGTCAGGATATCAATCCCAAGGGCATGGCGGAAAACTGGCAGGCTGTGCTGGAATTTTTGAGCGCCCAAAAAACAACGGGTTAA